The segment AAAATATATACAATAGAAATTCAACCCCAAAGGAAAAATACTCGTTGCAGAGATACCAAACACAGGACGGTTCACACTCTGAAACCGGTACACCGACCTCGAAATGAACATGACAAACAGGCCATTCGTAATATTCTATACGTGCCTACTTCTGTTCGCCACCGTAACACCCGCGGCGACAGTCGCACAGACATCGGGTAATCAATTCGTCATTCAAAGTGTCACGTACGCGGGGGCGGGCGTTGCCGAGACTGGCGAGAACAATACATATCTCTGGCAGTCAGAGCCGCACAATCTGACAGTGAACGTCTACACCGGAAATCGTTCCGGTAATTACAACGTCTGCACAGGATACCGAGCGCCAGAAAACAACACCACGGATACGGTCGCGTGCAAAGATGTGTCGTTCAGTTCTAATTCGACACAGCGCGTCAACTTCACGTTCGGCTCAGCTCCGAATATGAGCGGCGAGCGGATTGCGACTGTCACTGTAGAGGACGGCGGAAACGTTGTCGCACGGGAGACGATGCCGGTATATATCATGTCGAAGTCCGGTGACGAGGACGACGACGGACTGCTAAACGAGAGGGAAATAGAGCTCGGAACCAACGCCACGGCCTCCGATTCCGATAAGGACGGCCTCGGTGACGGCGAAGAAATAAACACGTACGAAACCAACCCGGCAAAGGCGGATACGGACGACGATGGGCTTCGAGACGCAGAGGAGATACAGCTAGGGACGGATCCGAACCGCCCCGACACTGATGCCGACGGATTGCTCGACGGGCGAGAACGGGAAGTCGGAACGAACGCGAGCGCCGCAGATACCGACAATGACGGGCTAACTGACGTTGCGGAGCTAAACGTCAGTACCGACCCGACGAAACCTGACACGGACGGCGATGGTCTGAGCGATGCCAAAGAACTTGAGGCGAGAACGGATCCGGCCGAAGCGGACACCGACGGCGACGGACTCGATGACGGGGAGGAAAAAGAACTGGGGACAGACCCGCTCGCGGCGGATTCGGACGGTGATGGCCTGAACGATGGGAAAGAGGTCGAAATCGGTACAGACCCACTCGACGGAGATACCGACGATGACGGACTCGGCGACGGGTTCGAGCATCGATTCGGAACGAATCCGAAAAGCCCTATCATCGCAGGCGGGTTGTATCTCGTCTTGCTGAGCCTACTCATCGGCGGTGCGGTGCTGTTCCAACGAAATGGGACGGAGTGGCTCTCCGGAGCACTTGACGGCGAAGAGGTAGAACCGAAGTCGGAACAGACACAAACCAACGACGTGGTGACCGACGCCGACCGCGTCCTCTCTCTCCTGCGAGAGAACGGGGGTCGACTTCCACAGAGCGACATAATCGAAAAAACCGGGTGGTCGAAGTCGAAAGTGAGCCGACTGCTATCGAAGATGGAAGACAAACAGCAGATCAGCAAAATCAACATCGGTCGGAAGAACATCGTCATCCTCTATGGACAGGAACCAGGGAATATGGGTTCTTCGACGGGAGAAAAACAATAAATATCGTTTCGAGCTCTAATTTTCCTAAATTGTAGACAGTACCAAACCCCATAGCTGTTGTTTTAACTACATTAAAACTCAATGAAACAGTGCTGAGAGGTCGGGAATATGGTTTACAGCCCTGCTAAGGAACCCCCTTAATCAGTCTATAGTAATGGGGTTAGGGTGAAATGTCGAAGACAAGAGCCAGTCGTCGCCCCGGCAGTCGGGTCGGTGCGACGCGGCTACAGGACACACCCATGAACCACCCAACTAGCAACGGACGTGCGGCGGCTCGCTCCGGAACGGCTCGCCCAATCACGAGGCAAGTCGTCCCGAAAACACATGACGAGCAGACCGCAGTTCAAACGGAGGAGACGTAGATGTGTGGAATTATCGCGCGCATCGGCGAAGGTGACGCGATTACGAAGCTCGTCACGGGCCTCGAAAATCTGGAGTACCGAGGCTACGACTCGGCTGGCGTCGCCGTCCAGAACGGCTCCGGAATTTCGGTCTACAAACGCTCCGGCCAGATTTCGGAACTGAAAGACACCATCGTCGGAAGCGTTCCGAAAGGGAACGTCGGCATCGGCCACACTCGCTGGAGTACCCACGGCCCACCAACCGACGAGAACGCCCACCCTCACACGAGCGAAACCGAAAACGTCGCCGTCGTTCACAACGGCATCATCGAGAACTACACCGAACTCAAAGAACGCCTCGAATCGGAGGGTCACGAGTTTACGAGCGACACCGACACCGAGGTCATTCCGCACCTCTTCGAACAACATCTCGAAGAAGAGGCGACCATCGAGGATGCCTTCCGAAAAACCATCGGTGACCTCGAAGGAAGCTATGCGGTCGCCGCACTCGTCGATGGCGTTCACGCCATCTACGCGGCCCGACAAGGCTCGCCGCTCATCCTCGGACTGGACAACGACGAATATTATCTGGCAAGCGACGTTCCCGCCTTCCTCGACCACACCGACAGAGTGGTCTACTTCGAGGACGGCGACGTCGCCATCCTCGAACCGAACGGCGTCACCATGACCGACCTCGAAGGTAACATGGTCAACCGCGACGTCGAACATATCGACTGGAACCCGGAAGACGCTGGAAAGGGTGGCTACGAGCATTACATGCTCAAGGAGATACACACCCAGCCGAACGCCCTCTCGAACACCATCGAGGGCCGCGTACAGGATGGGGAAATCAATCTCGAAGAGTTCCCCAAAGGCACGTTCAGCGGCATCGACGACGTTCATTTCGTCGCCTGCGGCACTTCGTACCACGCCGCGCTGTACGGCCAGCAGATGCTCAACCGAGCGGGAATCCGAGCACAGGCGTTCCGCGCCAGCGAGTACGTCGATTCCAACCCCGGGCCGGTTTCCGAAAGCACACTCACCATCGCGGTTACACAGAGTGGCGAAACGGCGGACACTCTCGGTGCGCTCAAACAAGCGAAATCGCAGGGCGCTCACGTCGTCACTGTGACGAACGTGATGGGTTCGACGGCGGCCCGCGAGGCCGACGACGCGCTGTTCATTCGGGCTGGGCCGGAAATCGGTGTCGCCGCGACGAAGACGTTCTCCTCGCAGGCAGTGACGCTCTCCATGCTCGCCATTCGCCTCGCCGAGGACATCGAAACTGCAACCCCACCGGAGGATAAAGCTGACCTCCTCCAAAGTCTGAAAGCACTACCGGAGAACGTCGAGAAGGTACTCGACTCCACGGAAGGGAAACGTATCGCCAGCCGGTACACCGGGAGCGAGTCGTTCTTCTTCATCGGCAGAGGGTTGAACAACGCCGTCGCGAAAGAAGGCGCGCTGAAGTTCAAGGAAATCACATACGAACACGCCGAAGGATTCGCCTCCGGCGAATTGAAACACGGGCCGCTGGCACTCGTAACGCCGGACACACCGATATTCGCGCTGTTCAACGGTGAGAACGACAAGAAAACATTGCAAAACGCAGAGGAAGCGCAGGCACGTGGTGCGCCAATCGTCGCAGTGGCGAGCAAAAACCACGCGTCGGCGGATATCGCGGATTCGTTCCTCGAAATTCCCGAGACGCACCCAATGTGGTCGGGACTGCTGGCGAACGTCCAACTCCAGTTGGTGTCCTACCACGCCGCCCGAAACCTCGGACGGCCTATCGACAAGCCGCGAAATCTGGCAAAGAGTGTGACCGTCGAATAACCGCGAAAGGCGGAGTCGAGTAACCGGCATGGGTGGTCGCCGGGTGCTTTTTATAGGAGTGGCAGTTTTCGAAATTCACGGGCACGAACCAGTGCGAGCACTGTTTTGCACAACGAAGTCAAGCATACATATAAAATCCTATTGCATAATATAACGTCATACACAGCATGAATAATTATTTAAGATAGAGAACGGTCACCTCGTCGCTGCTCAAAATAGTCATGCTAAATACTAGCATGGAATTGAGAAAAACAGAACATCCCGGAAAAGAAAATAAATTCAGACATGTGATTTTGCCTGAAAGTGCCGGTTTCGACCGAGCCGAAAATTATTACTAACCAGAGGCCGTAGTAAGAAACGTCCCGTCGTCGCCGTGGCAGTCGCCGACAGGGACGCTGTCATCCACTTCCTTCTGCGCAACGTATTCGAGAGCACTGAACGGTACGTATCAACTAAAATTCGATTCGGAACCAAAACGTCGGTCGTTGTGTGGAAATGGGCAAAAAGACAGTACAAAGCGCGAGAGTCGGAGATTAAGACAGCTACTCCATGTAGTCTGCGACGAACGCATCCGCCGTTTCGAACACTTCATTCGCCGCCGCCGGGTCGCGGGCCTCCGCCGCGATGCGAACCAGCGGTTGCGTTCCGCTGGCGCGAATCAGGAACCAGCCTTCGTCCAGTGAAACGCGCACGCCGTCAATGGTGTTGGCGTCGTCGTACCGCTCGGTTACCGATTCCGAGAGGGCGGCCATCAGACCGACTTTGTCCTCTACTTCGATGTTCTTCCGTCGAATCGGATATTCACCGACATCGGCGGCGAGTTCCGACAGCGACCCCGTTTCGGCGACGAGTTCCGCGAGTCGGCAAGCCGCGAGCGAGCCGTCCGGACAGAGCGTCTGGTCGGGCCAAATCCACGCACCAGACTGCTCGCCCCCGAAGACGACGCCCGGTTCGGTCGCGCGCTCGGCGACGTACACGTCGCCGACTTGGGTTCGAACCACGTCGGCACCCTGCTCCGCAAGCACGTCCTCGACGATGAGGCTGGTGTCCACCGGTGTCGCAATCGTCTCGCCTCCACCCGTCCGCTGACGAGCGAACAGCGTGAGCAAAACGTCGCCCGGAAGGAACTCGCCGTTTTCGTCCACGGCCATCATACGGTCTGCATCGCCATCGTGGGCAATACCGAGGTCTGCGCCGGTTGCAATGACGTGGTCGCAGAGCGATTGACAGTTCTCCGAAGTGGGTTCGCTCGGCCGTGCCGGGAATCGGCCGTCGGGCTGTCCGTTCAGCGTCTCCACGTCACAACCGAGTTCGTAGAGTGCGTCGGCGGTTGCTCCGCCTGCACCATTTCCAACGTCTACGACGACGGAGAGGTCTGCCGGTTCGACGGCATCGACGAGGGTTTCGACGTGTCGGTCGTGTGCGCCGTCCCAGTGCGTTTTGTCGCCGGTTTCGTCCCATCCAGCGAGGTTGAAGTCCTCTTCCTCGATTCTGCGGGTGACTTCCTCGCGCTGGTCTGCGTCGAACGCCTGTCCGGACGGATTCCAGAGTTTGATGCCGTTGTCCGTCTCAGGGTTGTGAGACGCGGTAATCGAGACGCCTGCATCGGCGTGCTGCCATTCGACGCTCCGGGCAACCGTGGGCGTTGCGGCGAGGCCGAGATGTACGACATCAGTTCCGCACTCTCGCAAGCCAGCCGAAAGCGCATCCGAAAGAAATCGTCCGCTATCACGAGGGTCACGCCCGACGACGACGCGCTCTACGCCCGTCGAAGCGAGTGCGCGACCGACCGCCAGCGCGAGGTCACCCGTGACGACTTCACCGACAGGTCCGCGGATTCCGCTGGTACCGAACATTGGTCGTATGTCATCCGGGGCGGGCAAAAGGGTTGCTTTCGTGCGAAAATTACGCACGCTCGGTTCCGCGAGGAACGTTCGCTAGCCGTCAGAAAATCACACCGGTTGCGGACCGTGTTCCGGCACCTCGACCGGTTTCATTGGTTCGTCGACGCGGAACACCATCGCGCCCTCGTTCTCGTAGACGAGATGGTAGCGGTCGGAGTCAACGAGATGGCCGCGCATCCACGGCTTTTGGTATTCGTCGATACCGCGCACCGTGTAATGGCCCTTCGGCACGTAGATGTAGTTCGGGTCAACGTCGTTCCCTATCATTTTCTTCGTCAGACAGGCCTTTCCGGGACAACGCGACATGCGCTTGTACAAGCCGAGATGATGCCGATAGTTGTCGTGACCTTCCCACTCAACGCCCCACGGGCCGACGAGAATCGGACGGTCGGTCATGAGCGGGAACCACTCGGCGGCGTCACCGAGAACGACGAATTCGGAGCCGGATGCGGTGTTTTCCTGCACCCACTCCATCGTCGCCATGTCGTCGTCGTCCATGAACGCCGGTTGTGTGGTGCTGTCGTGATGGGAGTTAAGACCACTTGCGGCGAACGAGACGCCGACGCTGGAAACAATCAGCACGATGACCATGACGACGACCAATGGTGCCGACCGAGAGTAGCGCGTCCGCGCCGACAAATTTCGAACCCGCGGGACGATGACCTCGAAGACCAGAATGGACAGCATCATCGCTCCGGCGGGGAACTGGAAGCGTAGTTTGCCGAGCATGAACGCCGCGGCCACCAGCCACAGTGGAAGGAACGGCCGCCGCTTTGCGACCAGATACACTGCCCCCGCAAACGACCCGATGAAGAAAATGACGGGGAGTTCCGGGTCGAGCGAGTAGACGAACTGGTTGAGGAGACGGCCCATGCCGCCGCCAAGACCAGTGTGGGTTCCGGACGCCGCCGTGAAAATTCCTGCACCGTGCGTGGCGACGATTTGGAGCCACCAAGGCGAGGCCAACAGGATACCACCGCTAGCGACGATGGCCCCGCGGACGAGGCCGCGCGGCGTTCGACTGAAGCAGGCGAACATGACGAGATACGTCGTTCCGAAAAAGACGGTGTACACTGGATGCGTGAGAATCGTCATCCCGAACAACACGGTCGAAGAGACGAGCCATTTCGTTTCTCCGGTTTTGAACATCCTTATACCGGTGTACGCGCCGGTCAGGGCGAAGAGGAACGCTGGTGCCCGCACGACGCCACCCGCCGAAAGATGCCATTGGAGGACAGGGGGGGTCACCGCGAGGACGACCGTCGCAAAGCCTGCCCGCGGCGTTGATTCGAGCACCTCGCGTGCAAGATAGTAGAACGGAATGAGATACAACACCGTCACGAATCCGGGGAGCAGTCGGCTCAGCGTAATCGGGTCAACACCCGTTACGTCCATTATTACAGCCGAAACGTAGTACATCAACGGCGGATAGGCGAACGGAATGCCATCGCGCGTGTAGAGCGGAATGCGCTCCGGGAGTCCGTAGCCGTGGGCGCTGATTTCTTCGGCAATCTGGAGATACAACCCGGCACCGTAAGCAGGATAGGGATGTGTTGTCAGGTAGACGAAGTGAACGAGCAGTGCGGTTCCTATCGCCGTCGCGAGCCACGCTCGCTCGTCACTGGCCAGTTCGGTCAGCTTGGCTGTGAGACTCCACTCTCGTCGTTCAGTAATACCGTGCGACATCAGAGATCTCCCCGTTTCACGGTTTGACCCGCAGTTCGTCCATACATGGTCATCCCCTCCGCTCGATGTGAACCGTCCACGGGATAGTGAGCGACCGAGACGACCAGCGCCATTCGGTGACTGCCCACGCCAGCAACCCAAAAACGAGTGCAAGGAGAGCAAACACTTCGGTCGAACCCATCCACGCAGGCAGAACGTACATGAATCCATTCATGTAGCGTCCCGGGACGATATTCTTTATCTCTATCCAGGCGCTTCCAACTATACTTTCTTTCTGGCCGTTTTGCTTACCAGTATCAACTGCGCTACTTTCGCCCGTGGATTTCGAAACGAGGCCGAGCGCGCTGGCACTCTGGCCACCTGAACTCTCGTCACCGGTTTCGAGACGCTCCGCTTCGTACGGGAACGCAATATCGACCGACCAGACGACGTCTCCCTGTTGATTTACCTCAAAGACCCGATTGCCGTTCGAGTCCGTGATGAGGGTATGACCGTTCGGAAGGCGATCTGCATCACGAGGCCACTGCATCTGCGCGTCTTGCCACATCCACGTCCGATTCCACTCGCCGTTTTCGCGTTGGTACTCGACCACGCGATTGCTCTCGGAGTCACCGATGAGAACGGCAGGGCCGCCCTGCGATTCGGGAATGTAATCGGGGTTGTGCTGTTCGTAGATGATGTCGTGTTGGTCGTCGGTTCCGAGCGTCCAGTTCTCGACTAAACCGGTTTCACGGTCGAGGAAGGCGATCTGGTCGTGATTGCGAAGGCTAACCATCAACCGACCGTCTTCGAGGACTTCCACATCGTTGATATGCGTCCAATCCTCGGGATACGGCCCGCCGCTGTTCGTCGGTTCGAAGTCGTTTTGGGCCTCCCACGACCACTCAAGCAGCCCCGTCGTCGTGTTGACGACGAAAACCCGGTCTTGAGCAATATCGGCGATGGCGTAGGTCGAGTCGTTGATTCGGTCGCCGTCGTGCCATCGAGTCGAGTGTTTTCCGGGTGTGATGCGACTGTAAACGTCGGTTACCGCCCCCGTAGAGAGGTTGACGCGCTCGACTCCGTTTCGAGTACAAACCTCGGTGCCACACTCCGACTTGTTCAGGTGGTCGGCGTAAAGGAACTCGACGGTCGTCTCTGTCCCCTCTACCGGGTCAACGTCCCAATAGCGCGTGTGCGAGTCATTGTAGTAGAGAACAGTCCCGTTCGAATTGAACGCCACCAGTTCGGCGCGAGCGCGGGGGCCGTCGCCCGCTTTGCCGAACCACGTGTTCGAGTCGGTCGCAATGACGGTGATGTTGTTCGTCTGCGGTGCGATTTGCTTGCCGTCGCCAGTCGAAATGTTCGCTTGGCGAATCTGTTCGTCGGTCTGTCCAACCGATGAGCTTGCGGCTCCGTTCGCCAGAGCGAGAACCGAGAGGACGACGAGGGAAGCAAAGACAAGGCGGACCAGCTTCCGGGCAGACATCTTTAACATAGAGTATACGTAGCTACTTTTTATTATCGCGTCGCTAAGCCGTTCAGATACCGTTTGAACATTCCGTGAACGATATAATAGCGTCCTGATGGGGCAGAAGAACCATGAAACGGTAATCGAAAGTACACATATGATAAAATATATCACAATATACTTAATTTTGCGGAAGTATCGCTACCATGGGAACAGGTTACAAAAGACATGGTCAATGCTGAAGGGGAGTGTTATTAAGTTCTGTATAATAAAACGAAAAGGGACGCTCTCCAGAGATAGTAACTACCGGTATCGTCCGCGCGGAACCTTCGGAACCACGGCCGCCCCAGACAATCCGCTACCAGCGTGATACGTACGCAAAAATATGCCATCAAAACAGGACTTCAACGCTTCCGATACCCTCCCAACCATCCCGAAAACAGGACGACGAGAGCTGCTCGCCGCCGTCGGGATGACGCTCGGAAGTGGCTGTATCGACGAAGCTCAGTCGCTCGTGAGTCGTGACGGCGCGACACAGGTAACGTTCTCTATAAAGACCCTTCCTGCTGATGCAGACCCGCGAGCGATTCGTATTGCCCGATTTTTAGCGAAACGGCTGAACGAAGTCGGTGTTGCGGCGCGGGTCGTTCCGATGGAACGCGTCGAACTGCTTCGAGACATCCTCATCGACCACACGTTCGACTGCTACGTTGCATGTCATCCCGGCTTCGACGACCCAGACACGCTTAGAACGCTGTTACATTCTCGATTCGACATGGGGACAGGGTGGCAGAATCCATTCGGCTACGCGAACCTCGGCATGGACGAGCTGCTGATGGCCCAGAAACGACAGAGTGGACGCCAACGAACCAAAACAGTAGAACAAATTCAACACTCGATAGCCCGCAACCAGCCGTTTACTACCGTCGCGTTTCCAGACGATATTCGAGCAACTAGAACCGACAGGTTCGACGGCTGGGCGAAAATTAAGCGACCACATTCAGTTCACGGCTATCTCTCGCTCAAAACAACGGACGGGGAGAGTACGCTTCGAATGACGACACAAGACTCCCGTCCGACGGAGAATCTCAATCCGCTCGCGCCGGAGTTCAGAAACGATGGAACGATAGTCGACTTGCTGTACGACTCCATGGGACGCTGGATAGACGGTGAAATCTGTCCATGGCTCGCTCGCGCGTGGGAGTGGCAGTCCCCGAAAAATTCACCCGAAGGGGAACCAGTCGCAACAGTTCACCTCAGGGACGACCTCTGGTGGCACGACGAGGAAGCACTCACTGCAAAAGACGTTGCGTTTACCTATCGATTTCTCAACGACACGGCACTCGGAACGCTCGAAAGTCCGGTTCCGTCGCCACGGTTCCGTGGTGCCGCCACGTTAGTAAAGTCCGCAACGGCGATAAATGAGCAGACGGTTCGCGTTCGATTCAATTCGGCAAGTCGAGCAGTCGCAGCTCGCGCATTTTCGGCACCCGTTCTTCCGAAGCACGTGTGGGAGGAACGGCATAAAAAGGCAGATATTGTGTTCGGAAGCGACACAACCGCCACAAGAGCACTCGTCTGGGACAACCTGCGACCAGTTGGGAGCGGTGCATTTCAGTTTTCGAGCGCGGAAGCAGGAGAACACCTGACCCTCGAACGATTCGACCAGCATTTTCTCCGGCGTACCGACACCGACTACGAAACGATGGACGCTAACGACGTCTCGACATCGAACTTAGAACACGCGCAACGATACGCGGGAGGACCGCAGTTCGAGCGACTACGGTTCATCGTCGTTCCGTCGGGAGCGGCCGCAACGCAAGTCGTCTTGAACGATGATGCCGACGCGACGGCAACCGGAGTGTCCGCGAACGACGTGCGCACCATCGGACGCGACGAAAACGTCCAACTACACGTTGACGAGTCGCCGTCGATGTATCACGTCGGTTTCAATGTCCGAAAAACACCGTTCAGTAACGTCCGATTCCGCAGAGCAGTGGCACAACTACTGGACAAAAAACACATCGTCGATACGGTGTTCGACGGCTACGCGGAACCAGCGGCAAGCCCCTTGGCCCGGCACGACTCCCTCGCAGAAGACCTTCGATGGTCCGAAGTAGACCCCGAGCTTCCGTTCCCGGGAACGGACGGCACCCTCAACAGAGCAAAGGCAAAAACCACATTCGAGAACGCGGGCTTTCGGTACACGAACGATGGAAAGCTCCTCCGACGGTGACGAAACTACGATGAAAAAGGCAAAGCGTGGGATGGGCTGGCTCGAAAAAAGCGGGAGTGAGAGGGACGAGTTCGAAAAACGAAAGACCAAGAATCGGAAAGCCACAGAGTCGGCGAGAAAAACGGTGAAGCCGTGAATTTAGCCGAAATTGCGGGCAAAGTTTTCGTCGGCGCAAGCATACTGCTCGGTATCGCGACGATGCTGTTCGTCGGACGGGAAGGTCTTGAGCGCGCGCGCGAACAGTTTCGAGAGCGTATTATTTCCGTGTACCCGTATCTTGTCCTGCTCATCGGCGTCCTCGGAGTGAACAAAGTAGCCCGCGAGTTCGGTCCCGAGCTTTCGTGGCTCATCGACTGGAACATTACTGGGCTGATTCATGCCATCGAAGGCGACTTCGTCGGTAAGATACAGGCGATTGCGACGCCGGAGTTGACGGCGTATTTCTCGTTTATGTACATCTATGGCTACGTCTTTCTGCTCGTGTTCCCTTTCATCGCATATTTCGCACTGCCGGATGACGGACCACTGAAAGAAACCGCAATCACCTACGCACTGAACTACGGTCTGGGTCTTGTGTGTTACATCCTCTTCATTTCATACGGGCCGCGAAACCTGATTCCGGATGTGGTCAATCCATTGCTCTACTCGACGTATCCTCAGTCGCAGATTCTGACGGGAGAAGTGAACGCGAACACGAACGTCTTCCCCTCCTTGCACACCTCGCTGTCCGTCAGCGCCGCCATACTCGCATACCGAACTCGCGAGGCATATCCCGGTTGGGCGGCCGTTGCGATTCCGACCGCACTGAGCATCCTCATCGCAACGATGTATCTCGGAATCCACTGGGGCACGGACGTAGTTGCAGGGATAGCGCTCGGAATCGTCAGTGTCCTCATCGCTGTACGCTACGTTTCGAACCAAAAGCTCGTACCGATTAACGACGAGTAACAGTAGACCGGCATTGGGTCGGCGAGGTCGGGAGTTACTCTACTTGGGTAGCCTTTGGTGTAGGTTATATGTTATGAAGAGTGCGATATAATGTCGAAGTGGTCGATATTTCACCCGAAAATGATGGTACTCTACTTGACATCGAGACAGGCCCATGACCCATGATAACTAATAACGTTTAGACACACACCACGTTTCCAGTGAAATGGTGTGAGAGGGTAAGGAGGGGTTCCAGATGAAACGGGGGTTGGGTGGGGTGAAATTACTCTGGATTATAGAAAGAAGCATATCAAACTACCCCCGGGCATGAAGCAGACAACCTAATATCAATTTTATAATTCATAACTATAGAAAATTATGTATTCGAAATTATCATAGGGGTAAAAACCGGGGTGAATATCTAGAAAATAATATTTAAATTATTATTATTATTTGTATAGTAATAAATTGGGACGATGAATGCTTATGAAATACTATTGACCAATATCGCACCATATTTCCACTGAAACCAACTGTTGAGTTCCTTCAACGAGTTTGATTTCAGTGGAAACGCGGTGTCTCACCGGCGTTATTCACCATACAAAAGTATCGAGAAGACGCATTTCACCGGAAACACGGTGTCTGACGCGTTCAGACGAAGAAATACGCTCAATCGAATCGAAAGAATTGGTGGCGTTCTGAATATCTATCAGAAATGTAGTGTGAAAAACGGTTAAGACATTCCGGTGAAAGATGGTTAAGACATTCCAGTGAAAGACGGTTGAGCTGTGCCGAGAGACAGTTGAGGCGGTTGTGAAGGCTAGTTAGGCCGCATCGCGTAACGTAAACCGCCACAAAAAGATGAAAGTCGAAGCGTTCGGTTATTTCGAGACCCACACACCACGTTTCCAGTGAAACACGAAGTAAGAGTACCCCGTAACCCTCAGTTCGAGTGCACGTGTCCTTCGGAACCCGTGATAAAATCACGGGTTATTCTGTCGTTTGTGATTAACTTAATGGACTTTAACACATCCGAGCTATAAAATAGCTTTGATGTAGGATCATTTTATGCAAGGGAATTTACATTACTATGCGGCAATATTATCCGCATGACTCACCCCCCACCCCACCTTTTCACCACGTTTCACTGGAAACGTGGTGTGTGTCTCACAACCCAAAATCGACTCTCGTCAATTTTCTAAAGTTTTGTTGACAA is part of the Haladaptatus cibarius D43 genome and harbors:
- a CDS encoding ABC transporter substrate-binding protein — protein: MPSKQDFNASDTLPTIPKTGRRELLAAVGMTLGSGCIDEAQSLVSRDGATQVTFSIKTLPADADPRAIRIARFLAKRLNEVGVAARVVPMERVELLRDILIDHTFDCYVACHPGFDDPDTLRTLLHSRFDMGTGWQNPFGYANLGMDELLMAQKRQSGRQRTKTVEQIQHSIARNQPFTTVAFPDDIRATRTDRFDGWAKIKRPHSVHGYLSLKTTDGESTLRMTTQDSRPTENLNPLAPEFRNDGTIVDLLYDSMGRWIDGEICPWLARAWEWQSPKNSPEGEPVATVHLRDDLWWHDEEALTAKDVAFTYRFLNDTALGTLESPVPSPRFRGAATLVKSATAINEQTVRVRFNSASRAVAARAFSAPVLPKHVWEERHKKADIVFGSDTTATRALVWDNLRPVGSGAFQFSSAEAGEHLTLERFDQHFLRRTDTDYETMDANDVSTSNLEHAQRYAGGPQFERLRFIVVPSGAAATQVVLNDDADATATGVSANDVRTIGRDENVQLHVDESPSMYHVGFNVRKTPFSNVRFRRAVAQLLDKKHIVDTVFDGYAEPAASPLARHDSLAEDLRWSEVDPELPFPGTDGTLNRAKAKTTFENAGFRYTNDGKLLRR
- a CDS encoding phosphatase PAP2 family protein → MNLAEIAGKVFVGASILLGIATMLFVGREGLERAREQFRERIISVYPYLVLLIGVLGVNKVAREFGPELSWLIDWNITGLIHAIEGDFVGKIQAIATPELTAYFSFMYIYGYVFLLVFPFIAYFALPDDGPLKETAITYALNYGLGLVCYILFISYGPRNLIPDVVNPLLYSTYPQSQILTGEVNANTNVFPSLHTSLSVSAAILAYRTREAYPGWAAVAIPTALSILIATMYLGIHWGTDVVAGIALGIVSVLIAVRYVSNQKLVPINDE